A single Saccharolobus shibatae B12 DNA region contains:
- a CDS encoding HEPN domain-containing protein, which translates to MDYKDWLVQAIEDLDVARILIEGGKYFASAFYSQQAVEKALKAFILFIGKDPGKTHSLTELLSIIENEGFEIPQKIKEDIMVISPHFIISRYPDAANGIPAKQYNKTISIDIYNRSKEVIEWLKESLR; encoded by the coding sequence GTGGACTATAAGGATTGGTTAGTACAAGCAATTGAGGATTTGGACGTTGCTCGAATATTGATAGAAGGTGGGAAATACTTTGCATCTGCATTTTACTCTCAGCAAGCAGTTGAAAAAGCTCTAAAGGCTTTTATACTCTTCATAGGAAAAGATCCTGGGAAAACCCATTCATTAACGGAACTTCTTTCAATAATAGAAAACGAAGGATTTGAAATTCCACAGAAGATTAAAGAAGATATAATGGTAATTTCTCCACACTTTATTATATCAAGATATCCAGATGCAGCAAACGGGATCCCAGCTAAGCAATACAATAAAACAATATCCATAGACATATATAATAGGAGCAAGGAGGTGATAGAATGGTTAAAGGAAAGTCTGCGATAG
- a CDS encoding HEPN domain-containing protein: MAEYLKRNALDFFAESENDIKNGKYNLAMFHLEQALQLALKYILFQFKGSFEKTHDVIRLLDEVIELAKNENLRKIRNDEASTLEVIRESYIISRYFPYSVDKLVVEKAYNVTKVILNELRLVE; the protein is encoded by the coding sequence ATGGCTGAATACTTGAAGAGGAATGCTTTAGACTTTTTTGCTGAGTCTGAGAATGATATCAAAAACGGAAAGTATAATTTAGCTATGTTTCATCTTGAACAAGCATTGCAATTGGCCCTTAAGTATATTTTATTTCAATTTAAGGGTAGTTTTGAAAAGACTCATGACGTTATAAGACTATTGGATGAAGTTATAGAATTGGCTAAAAATGAGAATTTAAGGAAGATTAGAAACGACGAAGCGAGCACGCTAGAGGTAATTAGAGAATCCTATATAATCTCTAGATACTTTCCTTATTCTGTAGATAAACTCGTAGTTGAAAAAGCATATAATGTAACTAAAGTGATTTTAAATGAGCTTAGACTGGTGGAGTAA
- a CDS encoding AAA family ATPase, which produces MVKFIFGRELTEEDEFFDREDYVNVLLSYINRRQPVAILAPRRMGKSSLLNYIKIKLGNEYIVAKISLEGITSIEEFADELTSKLVLEALSKSLKMRTKNTISSLVASLNQFLGSIKSLSIRMQNLELYIDRYSLFKENKLKPSEILDDVLLLPQRIAEDTGKNVVIMIDEFQKIRVLKQPYPKILELTRKRLQESKNVEIIVSGSETGIIEEMITEAKEPFYNYFKIERLKPFDKETSIRFLNEGLKGKCKEYYEKVYELTEGIPAWLNLAGLIFERECNIEAILEDPNVEIELKKDLDGLTKNEIKVLKGLAKGNKLSEIKVSNIYRVIKILKNRGLVDKINDEYKIIDPILSFYLKK; this is translated from the coding sequence ATGGTCAAATTCATATTCGGTAGAGAGTTAACTGAAGAAGATGAATTCTTTGATAGAGAGGATTACGTTAACGTTTTACTTAGCTATATAAATAGAAGACAGCCCGTAGCAATATTAGCTCCCAGAAGAATGGGCAAATCTTCACTCCTAAATTATATTAAAATTAAATTAGGTAATGAATATATAGTAGCAAAGATAAGTTTGGAAGGAATAACATCAATAGAAGAATTTGCTGATGAGCTCACTAGCAAGCTAGTGTTGGAGGCATTATCTAAGTCGCTTAAAATGAGAACTAAAAATACGATATCATCTCTAGTGGCGTCATTAAATCAGTTCCTTGGCTCAATCAAAAGCTTAAGCATTAGAATGCAGAATTTAGAGTTATATATTGATCGTTATTCTCTATTTAAAGAGAATAAATTAAAACCCAGTGAAATCTTAGATGATGTGTTACTTTTACCTCAAAGAATCGCTGAAGATACTGGGAAGAACGTAGTAATCATGATAGATGAGTTTCAAAAGATTAGAGTTCTTAAACAACCATATCCAAAGATCTTAGAGTTAACTAGGAAAAGATTACAAGAAAGTAAAAACGTTGAAATAATAGTTTCTGGATCGGAAACAGGTATAATAGAGGAAATGATAACTGAGGCTAAAGAACCATTTTACAACTATTTCAAAATAGAGAGACTTAAACCATTTGACAAAGAAACGTCAATAAGGTTCTTAAATGAAGGGCTTAAAGGAAAATGTAAAGAATATTACGAAAAAGTCTATGAATTAACCGAAGGTATCCCCGCGTGGTTGAATTTAGCCGGATTGATATTTGAGAGGGAATGTAACATTGAGGCCATTCTTGAAGATCCTAATGTAGAGATAGAATTGAAAAAAGATCTAGATGGGCTTACAAAGAACGAAATTAAGGTATTGAAAGGCCTGGCAAAAGGTAATAAATTAAGCGAAATCAAAGTATCAAATATATATAGAGTAATAAAAATACTAAAAAATCGAGGACTTGTAGATAAAATAAATGATGAATACAAGATAATAGACCCTATTTTGTCTTTTTATTTAAAAAAATAA
- a CDS encoding nucleotidyltransferase domain-containing protein gives MVKGKSAIESQKKMLQLAIQIVEEVAKEYPSLAKVYVFGSRARGDYLDTSDIDLVFVMRGIKNINVIERMYLVSKFVKKGKVDYIVIDEEEKPPKDSKLLWSREKGFVNIEGFLI, from the coding sequence ATGGTTAAAGGAAAGTCTGCGATAGAAAGCCAGAAAAAGATGTTACAATTAGCAATACAGATAGTAGAGGAGGTAGCTAAAGAATATCCATCATTAGCGAAAGTTTACGTATTTGGAAGCAGAGCAAGAGGAGATTACTTAGACACGAGTGATATCGATTTAGTTTTCGTAATGAGAGGGATAAAAAATATAAATGTCATAGAGAGAATGTATTTAGTATCAAAATTTGTTAAAAAAGGTAAAGTAGACTATATTGTTATAGATGAGGAGGAAAAACCGCCCAAAGACTCTAAACTCTTATGGAGTAGAGAGAAAGGATTTGTGAATATTGAAGGGTTCTTAATTTAA
- a CDS encoding nucleotidyltransferase domain-containing protein, translating to MSLDWWSKRKEILAHAREYVKKIKKICVEEIDKNCRVILFGSIARGNYRVDSDIDVLIITELANDIWKRAEIAVKIHKRLGFSDPLELHIVTLKIYEEWYKRFIDVYEEF from the coding sequence ATGAGCTTAGACTGGTGGAGTAAGAGGAAGGAGATTTTAGCCCACGCAAGAGAGTACGTTAAGAAAATAAAGAAGATATGTGTAGAGGAGATTGATAAAAATTGTAGAGTAATTCTCTTTGGATCCATTGCTAGAGGTAATTACAGAGTAGATAGCGATATTGACGTACTAATAATTACTGAACTTGCAAACGATATATGGAAGAGGGCTGAAATTGCTGTAAAAATCCACAAAAGGCTGGGCTTTAGTGATCCTTTAGAGCTTCACATAGTTACTCTCAAAATTTATGAAGAGTGGTATAAAAGATTTATAGACGTTTATGAGGAATTTTGA
- a CDS encoding DUF4322 domain-containing protein has product MNVIGRGSRKTLISLSLWNDLIENTSKTYNISLQTMILGRLRYISYRKTTEQSKKNIT; this is encoded by the coding sequence ATGAACGTAATAGGAAGAGGAAGTCGCAAAACGTTAATCTCATTATCCTTGTGGAACGACTTAATAGAGAATACGTCAAAGACTTATAATATATCACTGCAAACAATGATACTTGGAAGATTAAGGTATATAAGTTATAGAAAAACTACTGAACAAAGTAAGAAAAACATTACTTGA